The Impatiens glandulifera chromosome 3, dImpGla2.1, whole genome shotgun sequence genome contains a region encoding:
- the LOC124932756 gene encoding uncharacterized protein LOC124932756 produces the protein MDVPATRVQHITKTSSDELLKKFAEVGSESKDRVLAKKELRLWKQQCWKRTRSDQCDSPSNRRSSLGDKKSLIPPASVWPRKSSSSALIRFSRSRLRARDFKNKSIFKAIEKTWCKTIDGATKILMDKHYNRHKRLINDAT, from the exons ATGGACGTTCCAGCTACTAGGGTTCAACACATAACAAAAACATCATCAGATgaactgttgaagaaatttgCTGAAGTGGGTTCAGAATCGAAAGACAGAGTCTTGGCTAAGAAGGAGTTGAGGCTGTGGAAACAACAATGTTGGAAAAGAACCCGATCAGATCAGTGTGACAGCCCTTCAAATCGCCGATCAAGTTTGGGAGACAAAAAATCCCTTATCCCTCCTGCTTCAGTCTGGCCTCGAAAGTCTTCTTCATCCGCACTGATCCGGTTTTCCAGATCTCGTCTAAGGGCAAGGGATTTCAAGAACAAGTCCATCTTCAAGGCCATTGAGAAG ACATGGTGCAAAACCATTGACGGAGCTACAAAGATCTTGATGGATAAACACTACAACAGGCACAAGCGTTTGATTAATGATGCTACCTGA